Genomic DNA from Fusarium oxysporum Fo47 chromosome IX, complete sequence:
CAAGCACATACGTGGTAAACAAAAAGATTCCTTAATTATCATGCTAACTAATCCATCTTTTTCAATGCCTCATCCATCGCCTCTCTCCACTTCTGCGCCTTTTTACTAATAGGCAAAATACCCATTGACCTCAAAAGTAAACATATTATACACAGTGCCGTCATCAAATAGCCTATACCTACACCCTTCATCCATGGCGCGGCAACTATGGTCCCGATGCAGCTCAAGATGTTTCGGACAAAGTTGTTAACGGCGACGCTGCCAGAACTACGCTTGCGGACAAATTCTGTGAGCATTGTTGTGCCTAGGGTCTATGTGCGTGGCGTTAGTCTGAAGATTTTTCAGATTACAATGACGGCGCATCTCGAGCGGCAGAGGGAAGAGAGAGTCGCTGGACTTACAAAGTGAAGCATAGATGAAAACCCAAAGACGAAAAGGGAGCTGATAGGTGCCATGTACTGGACCCTAAAATACGTTGTCCATCCAAACCACAGCAGTGAAAACGAATATATGGTATTGGCGACCCAGGCATTCTCTTCATCCGATCCTCTGGTAGGTAAATAAGATTCCCTTGCCCATCATATCGCTCAGTCTTGCGAGCCTCTCTTGCTATGATGGAATCCATCCAGTGACCGCCGACCATTGATGAAACAATATAACCCATACCGGTAGACATATAGGTCAGCCCTATTGTAGTTTGCTTGAAGTTGTACGGGGTTGAGCAAAGCCAGATTCAATGACGATATTAAGGACGTATACAGAACTAAATGCGATAGCGGCGACCAATACTGTAAGAAAGACAGGCGGGAAgcgcaggaggaggagaacaCTCAGAGGCTCGATCAGGTAGTGCTTGAGCGCCGTCGTAAACTCCTTACTCTTGACCTTGGTAGAGTCCCGAGTGGACATGCGCATGAGCTCTTGTGTTATGGCAGGCTCACCCTTACGAGTCAACGTCTCCGGAAGCAGGAAGAAGATAGCCACAATAATGACAAAGCCGTGAATGACCGCGAACCACATGATTGATCGCCAGCCCAACCCCTTCCAATTGGCGGATGTACCTTTGCCGTTCCGTCATCCACCGTAATCCCAAGAACTAACGGCTTTTGTAGATATTCTTGGACATCTTCTCTCCATGGCATAGGAGGCAGTTAAGGATCCAGTCTCCAGCACTCAACCTCGCTGACAGCTTTCGAGGCTAATGTGATAATACAGAGTGTTCTTGTCATAGGGCTGACGACAGAAGGTATCTGATGCTGTCCATCTTGGGAGACCGCCACCCTTTGTAGAAAAACCTCCCACTCTAGTTTCAGTTAGCAGGTTATGTACAAAGAGTTGTGAGCAGGGGACTAGTATCGCCTGAGCTTGGTTTAAAGCCCCATAAGTCATTCATGTGGGATGGAACACGGATGGAACCGCCAATATCAGTTCCCCAGCCCAGTGCTGAGTCATTGAGAGCCAGGAGAGAACCTTCGCCTCCGGAGGAACCACCCGGAGTGTATTCAGGGTTCATTGGGTGCGTGGTTAGGCCCCAAAGCGGATTATCTGTTTCCTCTCCACTGTTGAAAGTTAGCTTATGCCATTGAGGCCAAACTCGCAATGCTTTTCCGTACCAGAATACTCTGTGGCAAGTTGATTTTGGCGATGATTACAGCACCAAGCTGTTTAAGCACCTTCACCAAAACACAGTCCGTGACGGCGGCTTTAAAAGCACGGCCAACGTAGCCCAGTGTCGAATCCAGCCCTTCGAGTCCGAATTGATCCTTTAATGAAACTGGGACACCGTGTAGGGGACCCATCAACCGCCCAAGTTTCTGTTGAAACGCCTCGAGCTCCCTCGCCTGCTGGAGAGCCTCATCGAAGTAGACTTCAGTTAGACAGTTTGTCTAGCATCAGCTCATTAGCAGGGTCTTTCAGCAAGCCATTTTAAGACAGCAGAGGTACTCTCTAATGGGCTTCTTTGGCTCTAATAGGGTAAGTTAGCCAAAGATATTTGCCGTGTTGGTGTTGCGATAGAGCTCTTACTTGGCTATATGAGCAAGTACAACGGCCTCGACAGTAACCTGTCGACCGTCTAGTAGCTTGATCAAGTCTTGGATGTCTTTAGCAGCAGGGATGCGAGGATCAGAAGGCGCATCTGCACCATAGGACTTTGCGAGTTTCTCGTCGCGTATTGCACGCTTCTCAGCGACAATGTCAGTCCAGGGCCGTGGCATCTTACACTCATCCAGTATTCATATGAGTTTCTGATAGCCAAACAGAATATAGCGACAACCATAATCATTTTAGGGGCAAGGGGATACCGGCAGACTTGCGAACGTAATCCTTATGGCCCCATGCGGACTTTCGGTCACCATTCCAAGGCTTGTCATCGCTGGTTCGAGTAGGTATCCCTCGAAGAACACCCATTGGGCATCGGCAGGCTTATTTCCGACACACAAGGCTTCGAAGAGAGGACGGAAACCTGGTTCAATCATATCCAAGGCTTGCATACCATTTGGGCCGAACCCGATACCGGcgctgcagcagctgtgAGTATGGCTCTCTGGTGATGCATTTAGATAGAATAAGTCTGAGGGCAACTCGCCCGACAACGGAGTACTCCTTTGCTTCTTCGCAGATGGTAAAGGGCACTCCCGTTCTGTGAAGTGCCATTACAAGCGCAAGGCCAGCAACACTGGCGCCTATCATGCATAAGGTTAGGCGATAAGTGCACTGGAAGATTGGTCCCTACGTACCGACAATGGCGACATTGAATTCGTTAGACTGGATTGTCATGTTGTTGGGATGCTGTTATCTATGATGGCGCAATAGATCGAGAGGCTGATTACTCGAGATTGATCCTTATGTCAACAATTAAAGGGATCAAACAGTGAAGCATAAAATAACCTAGCCATTGTAAGACCATGAACGAAGGGGCTATATCTGTTGACTATGACTCCGGGGCGTGCGAAGATGGCCTTCCGGACTGGGCTTCCCGGCCTCTTATCGCGGGATGTGATTGGGTCAAGAGGCCTTATCTCTATCTCCGAGCAGATCCGGAGTTGCCGGCATGCACTCCCTTCTttgagacaagacaagctaATGAGCTGGTTACCTCGTACAGTACCTATGTACAGTATATTCGTAGACCCGATAGATAAAAAAAATCGATAAGATAACAAAGCTGCCTGGGCTGTATCTGTTGGTAAATCCTCAGCCACAGCCGACGCCTCCCTCCCCACATTTCATTCTAATTCTTCACCACAACAGCCCCCAACCGAAAATTGCCGCTGTTCCCATTCTCCATTTCCCATCTCCTCCCCATCGCCCGTAGAGAGAGCGCATGGCACCACCATCAGTCGACAACGGCTCAGACACCCCTGCTACCAAACGACGGCGCATTGCTCTAGCATGCAATGCTTGTCGTCTACGCAAATCCAGGTATGCGACAGCTCTCATTGGCCAATTCCTCCCTCTGTAGTCAACTGGTGGGCTCACTGACTCTGGTGCCTGGGCTAGATGCGATGGTACACGTCCGTCATGCTCATCATGTGTTTCTCTTGCCCTGGACTGCCAGTACGAGCCTGGAGACTCGGCTGCCAACGTGATTGTTCGTAAGCAGTACATATCTGATCTGGAATCACGTGTCTACAATGTCGAGCAGGTCGTCCAACGACTCAATTCTTTCTTTGAAGGCCATCTCTCTGCCTGTGCTACTGCTACTACCGGCAatactgctgctgctgctcgatATCGCCCACCTCTCAATGCGTCCCCACCAGCACCTTCATCACCAGCTTTAGAAGAGACCAACGATGGTAGCCTCCCGCGTGCAACCGGCCTCGAGGAGCCTCAGGATGAAGATGCGACCACGAATGGAATGGCAATGGCCTTTGTCGAAGAACACACCTCAGCATTTTTTGGTGGCTCCTCCAACGTCAACTTCacccgtcttcttctcaaggccgTGAATCGCATTCGCAATCCTGCGCGGCGACAAGGAGCGACTGTGGACCGACAACATGAACTCAACGAAACTAGCCTTGCCAAAGCCTCCCAGCCCTTCACGAACCCTGTTGCGACATCGCCAGATACAGGCCCTAAAGCAATGACCACTCTTCCGCCAGCAGAAGAGATGGATCGCATGCTTGATGTGTACTTTAAAACCGCCGGCACAGTCTTTCCTTTCATCCATGAAGAatcgatgaggaagacgtACACAACATGCAGAGCAAATAATTGGACCAGAGTCCGCAGGACCTTCTTAGGCACCCTCAATGTCATCTTTGCTACAATTGCTAGTGCTGACCGGGATGCAATACCATCAGCTCGGGAACGGCAAAAGAAGTCTaatgtcttcttcaagcgAGCGACAGATCTCTGCGGCGAACTATCAAAGCAAGTCATCAGCATCGAGATTGTCCAGTATCTCGTCCTGGTCGTCATTCATTGTCAGGGTGCTCAACGCTCAGTGCAAGCTTGGAATATTCTTGGGCTTGCCGTTCGCTCAGCCATGGCTTTAGGGCTTCACAGCGCTCAGGCCCGTGAAGGCTTTGATGAATTGCAGGCCGAGTATCGTCGACGAACATGGGTTGTGATTTACTGCATGGACAAGGTCCTAAGTGTTGCTTTTGGGCGGCCAGCTATCATTCCCGATGAGTACATGTTGGACCGGCCAGCATCATTGTCTGAGCTTGCTTTGCCGACACCGGATAGCGCCGGCACAAGTGGTGATATTGCTGGCGATTTTCTGGCTATTTCTTTTCTACTATATCAAATAATGAACGGCTCTCTCAAGCAGCAATACAGCGGGAATATCCACAATGCCGAACCTGAGCCGGATGATATGGTGTCTCTGCAAGCTTCAGGCCAGCTCAGAAAGCAACTCCGCGCATGGTCAGCAGGCCTCCCACCGTACATACGACTATGCGAGTCCAAAGAAAAAATTCTTTCCGAGAACAGCCAAGTAAATCGCCTCAGGGCCATTCTTACACTGAGGTACCACAACATCAATATCTTGATTCACAGACCATTCCTTTGCAGCACCATTCGACACCTTTTTGGCGGCGGCGACCCAGCTTCCGTTGACAACTCCTCCTATCTCATCCAACTTGCGATGGGAGAGGCTCACGAATGCATACGGTCAGCACAACACACCATTGAGCTCGTACATACCATAATTACGGCCGACCCATCAGGGAACAACAACCTCGGAGTGGCCTACTTTACACTGTACTACGGTCAGTCCCACACCATTCTACGAGAATCGTTGACTAACTAA
This window encodes:
- a CDS encoding amidase signature domain-containing protein, coding for TNCLTEVYFDEALQQARELEAFQQKLGRLMGPLHGVPVSLKDQFGLEGLDSTLGYVGRAFKAAVTDCVLVKVLKQLGAVIIAKINLPQSILLTFNSGEETDNPLWGLTTHPMNPEYTPGGSSGGEGSLLALNDSALGWGTDIGGSIRVPSHMNDLWGFKPSSGDTSPLLTTLYGQHQIPSVVSPMTRTLCIITLASKAVSEVECWRLDP
- a CDS encoding fungal-specific transcription factor domain-containing protein, yielding MAPPSVDNGSDTPATKRRRIALACNACRLRKSRCDGTRPSCSSCVSLALDCQYEPGDSAANVIVRKQYISDLESRVYNVEQVVQRLNSFFEGHLSACATATTGNTAAAARYRPPLNASPPAPSSPALEETNDGSLPRATGLEEPQDEDATTNGMAMAFVEEHTSAFFGGSSNVNFTRLLLKAVNRIRNPARRQGATVDRQHELNETSLAKASQPFTNPVATSPDTGPKAMTTLPPAEEMDRMLDVYFKTAGTVFPFIHEESMRKTYTTCRANNWTRVRRTFLGTLNVIFATIASADRDAIPSARERQKKSNVFFKRATDLCGELSKQVISIEIVQYLVLVVIHCQGAQRSVQAWNILGLAVRSAMALGLHSAQAREGFDELQAEYRRRTWVVIYCMDKVLSVAFGRPAIIPDEYMLDRPASLSELALPTPDSAGTSGDIAGDFLAISFLLYQIMNGSLKQQYSGNIHNAEPEPDDMVSLQASGQLRKQLRAWSAGLPPYIRLCESKEKILSENSQVNRLRAILTLRYHNINILIHRPFLCSTIRHLFGGGDPASVDNSSYLIQLAMGEAHECIRSAQHTIELVHTIITADPSGNNNLGVAYFTLYYVFTASLVILGRILWAQHGQGAAADETAVAICKVLLGQVETIFQMLDHDNSLVFSCSRYINNMLEVCTAQETTVPVQSDEAKNASSHQPPSSFAPKQLETMMHLGMGDMEMFQLYSSEIYDPALFEGLDESSAEATTARNTDWENSFSAM